A single Pochonia chlamydosporia 170 chromosome Unknown PCv3seq00011, whole genome shotgun sequence DNA region contains:
- a CDS encoding BAH domain-containing protein produces the protein MGRKSRKRRRCSIEEGRVGCPFTVITLTDQSSERTSEKRKQHHGDKVDRQFTQLSPFKPQGKFISNQSMDMSYTIEPWKRWQDMTRYHTFILNGHTYRTDDFVYVGNDNSIKAQKAACRDKDRGSLPQLTQHWVAKVLEIRAADENHVYARVYWMYSPDELPPNSRHGEETIEGRQPYHGQNEVIASNHMDIINVVSVAAEAIVHQWIESNDDETHDTLYWRQAFNIATLELSSAELICNCRTPAHPDELLVGCTSQDCGQWLHEKCLRDAVLKRVYDRLGGGKQNSPENVSDKTLTASQITPPSSIVDGGKDSSNLFSSKMSKISSNELCDGLFTAALITKDGPMHWEITDHRQNRAENSGTWRERVDCLTCGTTLD, from the exons ATGGGACGTAAATCGAGGAAACGGCGTCGATGTTCCATCGAGGAGGGTCGCGTTGGCTGCCCATTCACCGTGATTACGCTCACCGACCAGAGCTCCGAACGAACATCCGAGAAGAGGAAACAACATCAtggtgacaaggttgacAGGCAATTCACCCAGCTCTCACCCTTCAAGCCGCAAGGAAAATTCATATCGAATCAAAGCATGGACATGTCGTACACAATAGAGCCGTGGAAACGCTGGCAGGATATGACGCGATATCACACCTTTATTC TTAACGGGCATACATACCGAACGGACGATTTTGTATACGTTGGCAACGATAACTCGATCAAGGCCCAGAAGGCAGCATGTAGAGACAAGGACAGAGGATCATTGCCACAGTTGACACAGCATTGGGTCGCTAAAGTTCTAGAGATCAGGGCGGCGGACGAAAACCACGTGTATGCCCGGGTCTACTGGATGTATTCCCCGGACGAGTTGCCCCCTAACAGTCGGCATGGCGAGGAGACGATTGAAGGTCGGCAGCCATATCATGGGCAGAACGAGGTAATAGCTTCGAATCACA TGGATATTATCAACGTCGTCAGCGTTGCCGCAGAAGCCATAGTGCATCAGTGGATTGAATCAAACGACGATGAAACTCATGATACTTTATATTGGCGGCAAGCATTCAATATTGCGACACTGGAGCTCTCT TCAGCAGAGTTGATCTGCAATTGTCGCACCCCAGCACATCCAGATGAACTTTTAGTTGGCTGCACAAGTCAAGACTGCGGGCAGTGGTTACATGAGAAATGCTTGCGGGATGCTGTATTAAAGAGAGTATACGACCGCTTAGGGGGCGGGAAACAAAACAGTCCAGAGAATGTCTCCGATAAAACACTGACGGCATCTCAGATAACGCCTCCAAGCTCTATAGTTGATGGTGGGAAAGATTCGTCAAACCTGTTCTCGTCAAAAATGAGCAAAATTAGCAGTAACGAATTATGTGACGGTTTATTCACGGCAGCACTCATTACGAAAGACGGGCCAATGCATTGGGAAATCACTGATCATAGGCAAAACCGTGCTGAAAATAGTGGCACTTGGAGGGAACGCGTAGACTGCCTTACTTGTGGCACAACTCTTGACTAA
- a CDS encoding carbohydrate-binding domain, family 9-like, subgroup (similar to Metarhizium robertsii ARSEF 23 XP_007820662.1), with product MIRLLMFATLSLVALATPADCDPKVPSLNVPSCSRGVGIIKYYKSVPDLKPFPLTQVDLCYTDTHLDIRFTARDEIHFYFNSSQGTNADIWEYEVMEAFIYKGTDNPKKYLEFEVNPKNITYQAFVYNPSKVRADGAPFDHFFVSDPVTDGFSAVTTLVKPKQLWVSDVKIPLGLFNVDKGRAKGTEWRMNFFRTVVSSQTYPNQALGAWSVPNKAEFHITSYFGKVKFV from the coding sequence ATGATTCGTCTTCTGATGTTCGCAACCCTATCCTTGGTTGCGTTGGCCACCCCAGCAGACTGCGACCCCAAAGTTCCCTCCCTTAATGTACCATCATGCTCTCGAGGCGTTGGCATAATCAAATACTATAAATCTGTCCCGGATCTGAAGCCCTTCCCTCTAACCCAGGTTGACCTTTGCTACACCGACACTCATCTAGACATTAGGTTCACCGCCCGCGATGAGATTCACTTTTACTTCAACTCATCCCAGGGCACCAATGCCGACATCTGGGAGTACGAGGTTATGGAGGCCTTTATCTACAAGGGCACGGATAACCCGAAGAAGTATCTCGAATTTGAGGTGAACCCCAAAAACATCACCTACCAGGCCTTTGTGTACAATCCTTCTAAGGTGCGCGCCGACGGTGCTCCCTTTGACCACTTCTTCGTATCGGACCCTGTTACCGATGGGTTCAGTGCTGTGACCACGCTCGTTAAGCCGAAGCAGTTGTGGGTCAGCGATGTCAAGATACCCTTGGGCTTGTTTAACGTCGACAAGGGCAGGGCGAAGGGCACGGAATGGAGGATGAACTTCTTCCGAACTGTGGTCAGTTCTCAGACGTATCCTAACCAAGCCCTTGGTGCGTGGAGTGTCCCGAACAAGGCAGAATTCCACATCACAAGTTACTTTGGAAAGGTGAAATTTGTGTAA
- a CDS encoding general amino-acid permease GAP1 (similar to Aspergillus terreus NIH2624 XP_001213488.1), producing the protein MPDGRPELQHQRRLKRFSLDSFRPSDANRHLYQDTGLTIVNSVTSVTNVARGWGWASFSYYDLGAATAQSADTGLARKLKGRHLQMIAIGGAIGTGLFVASGRALQAGGPASLLIAFSVVGVMLFCTCQALGELAVIFPISGSFSSWATRFLDPSWGFAMGWTYALQWLITLPIEIIAASLTIRYWTGKPPSAIFVTVFLVAIIFINLFGIKGYGEAESFFSIIKVIAVIGFILLGIVLNCAGTPDRGYIGGEFWRDPGAFNNGLGGLCSVFATAAFAYSGTELIGLAAAETANPRKSIPAAIKQVFWRITIFYVAALTLVGLLVPHDNPRLLDANSSVDARASPFVIAIEMAEIQVLPSVMNAVILVSVLSVGNSAIFGSSRTLAALANLNQAPKLLGYVDKAGRPLVAIALAATVGLLAYLADVQDQGRKNILNWLVAISGLSTLLVWGTITLCHIRFRRAWAYHGRCVGVIPFTSQAGIAGSYLGLSLNILALCAQFWVAAFPIGWDTMSAREVAKEFFLGYMSLPVILLLYILHKVVYKTQIVRIREMDIDTGRRSLNLPTLLAKEKQERALMPRWKRLYKFMC; encoded by the exons ATGCCGGACGGACGCCCCGAATTGCAGCATCAACGACGCTTAAAGAGGTTTTCCCTGGACAGCTTTAGACCTAGTGATGCTAATAGGCATCTTTACCAGGACACTGGCCTCACCATTGTCAACAGCGTCACTAGCGTGACAAACGTTGCACGAGGGTGGGGATGGGCCAGCTTTTCTTACTACGATCTTGGCGCGGCAACGGCCCAGTCAGCAGACACGGGACTGGCGCGGAAACTTAAGGGACGGCATTTACAAATGATTGCCATTGGGGGGGCGATAGGCACGGGGTTATTCGTGGCATCTGGAAGAGCACTACAAGCCGGAGGTCCCGCCTCTCTGCTAATAGCCTTCTCCGTTGTTGGCGTAATGCTGTTTTGCACATGTCAGGCGCTTGGTGAGCTAGCAGTCATCTTTCCTATTAGTGGATCATTTTCCTCGTGGGCAACACGGTTTTTGGATCCTTCATGGGGATTTGCTATGGGCTGGAC TTACGCGCTACAATGGCTTATCACTCTGCCAATTGAGATCATTGCGGCATCTTTAACTATTCGCTACTGGACTGGCAAACCACCGAGTGCTATATTTGTAACCGTGTTTCTAGTTGCAATTATATTTATTAACCTCTTCGGCATTAAGGGATATGGCGAAGCCgaatccttcttctccattATCAAAGTTATTGCTGTTATTGGATTTAT ATTACTTGGAATTGTTTTGAATTGTGCGGGAACTCCAGATCGCGGTTATATCGGCGGCGAGTTCTGGCGTGACCCTGGCGCATTTAATAATGGGCTTGGAGGACTGTGTAGTGTATTTGCGACTGCGGCTTTTGCCTATAGCGGAACGGAGCTTATTGGCCTAGCTGCTGCTGAAACAGCCAACCCGCGAAAATCCATTCCCGCTGCTATCAAGCAGGTGTTCTGGCGAATTACGATTTTCTACGTCGCAGCCCTTACGCTCGTGGGCTTATTAGTCCCGCACGATAATCCACGTCTACTAGATGCTAATAGTAGTGTGGACGCAAGAGCCTCTCCCTTTGTAATAGCAATTGAGATGGCGGAAATACAAGTCCTCCCTTCGGTAATGAACGCCGTTATCCTTGTGTCAGTCTTATCAGTAGGTAACTCGGCCATCTTTGGTTCCTCACGAACACTTGCCGCCCTGGCAAACCTAAACCAGGCACCAAAACTGCTGGGATATGTGGACAAGGCTGGCCGACCGTTGGTCGCCATTGCCTTGGCCGCTACGGTTGGTCTTCTGGCCTATCTTGCCGATGTACAGGATCAGGGTCGGAAAAACATTCTAAACTGGCTTGTCGCGATTTCTGGACTATCAACGCTACTAGTCTGGGGTACTATTACTCTCTGTCATATTCGTTTCCGCCGTGCCTGGGCCTATCATGGCCGTTGCGTTGGGGTAATACCTTTCACATCCCAAGCTGGTATAGCAGGCTCTTATCTTGGTCTAAGTCTTAATATTCTAGCTCTATGTGCTCAGTTCTGGGTTGCAGCCTTCCCTATTGGTTGGGACACTATGTCAGCCCGTGAAGTGGCTAAAGAATTTTTTCTTGGGTATATGAGTCTGCCCGTCATCTTACTCTTGTACATCTTGCACAAGGTTGTCTACAAGACACAAATAGTGAGGATTCGTGAGATGGATATTGACACTGGACGGCGAAGTTTAAATTTACCGACTCTATTAGCGAAAGAAAAGCAGGAGCGCGCATTAATGCCTAGATGGAAGAGGCTTTACAAGTTTATGTGCTAA
- a CDS encoding MULE transposase domain-containing protein — protein sequence MAHPPGVPKPQDTLPVDSADESISDSDECDEIDNSKEWNGRPWEAVFPSDSALLTTTYQSLELLLDKLKEFCVQNGMGLITIRSQKNKAKTRTIKYELICDKSRYYNPRKSIAKIRNTNTTKFAPNCPFKVIVQSLQAKNYEWSLRVVSSLHRDHAPSQDLAEHYHWRKLTEEQMNFLEGLCLDKTISTRSVYKQLCQKWPKIVIRRRDVYNWRWKVNQSKRQGYGPANDFVRTLSESKNVWIWGLDWIEDECRFRNAAWGYHKGGKMWQQFSSCLQIDATYKTNCYKMPLVTVVTVSSEKTSMPICYGLLNNEQVPTFEWFLQQLLRFQRAGNIAPPQVIITDKDDQLRAAARHIFPNAQLQLCVFHINSNVVLSIKKWWKKPIDSEIDGDDDD from the coding sequence ATGGCGCACCCTCCAGGCGTTCCTAAACCGCAGGATACGCTACCTGTCGATTCGGCGGATGAGTCTATTAGCGACTCCGATGAATGTGACGAGATCGACAACTCTAAGGAGTGGAATGGTCGACCGTGGGAGGCGGTCTTTCCGTCGGACTCTGCTCTTCTGACAACAACTTATCAATCTCTTGAGTTACTCCTTGATAAGCTCAAAGAATTTTGTGTTCAGAATGGGATGGGCCTTATCACGATACGAAGTCAAAAGAATAAGGCGAAGACTAGAACAATAAAATATGAGCTAATCTGTGACAAGAGTCGGTATTACAACCCTAGGAAATCAATAGCCAAAATACGGAACACGAATACAACAAAGTTTGCTCCCAACTGCCCATTCAAAGTCATTGTTCAATCCCTCCAGGCTAAGAACTACGAATGGTCCCTGAGAGTTGTCAGCTCCCTTCATCGAGACCACGCGCCATCGCAAGATCTTGCCGAGCACTACCACTGGAGAAAATTAACGGAAGAACAAATGAACTTTCTGGAAGgtctttgtcttgacaagaccaTCTCCACTCGGTCTGTTTACAAGCAACTCTGTCAAAAGTGGCCTAAGATTGTTATTCGCAGGAGAGATGTTTataactggcgatggaaagtcaaccaaaGCAAACGTCAAGGGTACGGTCCTGCCAACGACTTTGTACGGACGCTTTCTGAGTCGAAGAATGTGTGGATATGGGGGTTAGACTGGATTGAGGACGAATGCCGCTTTAGAAATGCTGCTTGGGGATATCATAAAGGTGGGAAAATGTGGCAacaattctcgtcatgtctccagaTTGATGCGACATATAAGACTAACTGCTATAAAATGCCCTTGGTTACTGTTGTAACCGTATCATCAGAGAAGACTTCCATGCCAATATGCTATGGTCTTCTCAACAACGAGCAAGTTCCTACTTTTGAgtggttcctccaacagctATTAAGATTCCAACGAGCGGGCAACATCGCTCCCCCACAGGTTATTATCACGGACAAAGACGATCAGTTGCGTGCTGCGGCACGGCACATCTTCCCCAACGCGCAACTTCAGCTTTGCGTTTTCCATATTAACAGTAATGTGGTCTTATCCATCAAGAAATGGTGGAAGAAACCCATCGACTCAGAAatagatggagatgatgacgattAA